Proteins encoded by one window of Oreochromis niloticus isolate F11D_XX linkage group LG17, O_niloticus_UMD_NMBU, whole genome shotgun sequence:
- the aldh1l2 gene encoding mitochondrial 10-formyltetrahydrofolate dehydrogenase isoform X1, with product MLWTASQVLRKFSTSSHHYQNKLKLAIIGQSLFGQEVYSNLRKQGHKVVGVFTVPDKDGKADPLAVAAEKEGTPVFKFPRWRVKGNPIPEVVDAYKAVGAELNVMPFCSQFIPMNVIDHPKHGSIIYHPSILPLHRGASAINWTLIHGDKKAGFTVFWADDGLDTGPILLQRECDVEPNDTVDTLYNRFLFPEGIKAMVESVQLIADGKAPRIPQPEEGASYEGIQKKSNAKVNLAQPAEAIHNWIRGHDKVPGAWTVIDGQSVTLYGSSMLGGSVPEGQPLDIEGASQAARVTKNGLILYGTDGKALLVKNLQFEDGKMIPASKYFSSGESASVELTDDEKTMAEEIRNIWKGILSNVPAIEDTTDFFKSGAASMDVVRLVEEVKQKCAGVQLQNEDVYMATTFQDFIQMFVRKLRGEDQEEELVVDYATKDINNMTVKMPYQCFINGKFEDSENGKTYDSISPSDGSVICKVSYASVGDVDRAVAAAKEAYENGPWGKMNPRDRGSLLYRLADLMEEHQEELATIESIDSGAVYTLALKTHVGMSIQTFRYFAGWCDKIQGKTIPINQARPNRNLTFTKKEPLGVCAIVIPWNYPLMMLAWKSAACLAAGNTLVLKPAQVTPLTALKFAELSVKAGIPKGVINILPGSGGMVGQRLSEHPDIRKLGFTGSTPIGKQIMKSCAVSNLKKVSLELGGKSPLLIFSDCDMDKAVRMGMSSVYFNKGENCIAAGRLFVEESIHDEFIHRVVEEIKKMKIGDPLDRSTDHGPQNHKAHLDKLLEYCEIGVKEGATLVYGGKRVDRPGFFMEPTVFTDVEDHMFIAKEESFGPVMVVSKFKDGDVDGVLQRANDTEYGLASGVFTRDINKAMYVSERLEAGTVFVNTYNKTDVASPFGGFKQSGFGKDLGEDALMEYLKTKAVTVEY from the exons ATGTTGTGGACGGCGAGTCAAGTCTTGAGGAAATTCTCCACTTCATCC CATCATTACCAGAACAAGTTAAAGCTAGCAATTATTGGCCAGAGCCTGTTTGGTCAGGAGGTCTACAGCAATCTGAGGAAGCAGGGGCACAAGGTGGTGGGTGTGTTCACGGTCCCTGACAAGGATGGCAAGGCTGACCCCCTGG CGGTGGCGGCAGAAAAAGAGGGGACACCTGTGTTCAAATTCCCACGGTGGCGGGTTAAGGGGAATCCCATCCCAGAAGTGGTGGATGCCTACAAGGCGGTGGGTGCTGAGCTCAATGTCATGCCCTTCTGCTCACAGTTCATCCCCATGAACGTCATCGACCACCCAAAGCATGGCTCCATCATCTACCACCCCTCCATCCTGCCCCTGCACAGAGGAGCCTCAGCAATCAATTG GACTCTGATCCATGGAGATAAGAAAGCCGGCTTCACTGTGTTCTGGGCTGACGATGGACTGGATACCGGACCCATCCTGCTGCAGCGAGAGTGTGATGTCGAGCCCAATGACACTGTGGACACACTGTACAACCGCTTCCTGTTCCCCGAGGGCATCAAGGCTATG GTGGAGTCTGTGCAGCTCATTGCTGATGGAAAAGCCCCTCGGATTCCTCAGCCAGAGGAAGGAGCGAGCTATGAAGGCATTCAGAAGAAATCCAACGCCAAG GTGAATCTGGCACAGCCAGCCGAGGCGATCCACAACTGGATCCGTGGCCACGACAAAGTCCCCGGTGCTTGGACTGTCATTGATGGCCAG TCTGTGACCCTTTATGGCTCCTCCATGTTGGGGGGTTCAGTACCAGAGGGCCAGCCGCTGGACATCGAGGGGGCTTCTCAGGCTGCTCGAGTCACCAAAAACGGGCTCATCCTGTATGGAACTGACGGCAAAGCT CTCCTAGTGAAGAACCTGCAGTTTGAAGATGGGAAAATGATTCCTGCTTCCAAATATTTCTCTTCCGGAGAAAGCGCCAGTGTGGAGCTGACCGATGACGAGAAGACAATGGCAGAGGAGATCAGG aACATCTGGAAGGGCATCCTCAGCAACGTGCCAGCCATTGAGGACACCACAGACTTCTTCAAGTCCGGCGCCGCCTCCATGGATGTGGTCAG ACTGGTTGAGGAGGTGAAGCAGAAGTGTGCTGGCGTCCAGCTACAGAACGAGGATGTGTACATGGCCACCACATTCCAGGACTTCATCCAGATGTTTGTCCGCAAGCTACGAGGAGAGGACCAGGAGGAGGAGCTCGTCGTTGATTAT GCAACCAAAGACATAAACAACATGACAGTGAAAATGCCATATCAGTGTTTTATCAACGGCAAGTTTGAGGAttcagaaaatggaaaaacCTATGACAGCATCAGCCCCAGTGATGGATCT GTGATCTGTAAGGTGTCTTATGCCTCAGTGGGTGATGTGGACAGAGCTGTGGCTGCTGCCAAAGAAGCTTATGAGAATGGGCCCTGGGGCAAGATGAACCCCAGAGACAGAGGAAGTCTTCTTTACAG GCTTGCAGACCTGATGGAGGAACATCAGGAGGAGCTGGCCACCATCGAGTCCATCGACTCAGGAGCCGTGTACACGCTGGCCCTCAAGACGCATGTCGGCATGTCCATCCAAACCTTCCGTTACTTTGCTGGGTGGTGTGACAAGATCCAG GGTAAGACGATTCCCATCAACCAAGCCCGGCCCAACCGCAACCTGACCTTCACTAAGAAAGAGCCTCTGGG tgtgtgtgcCATAGTCATCCCGTGGAACTACCCTCTCATGATGCTGGCGTGGAAGAGTGCAGCCTGCCTGGCAGCTGGAAACACGCTGGTTCTTAAACCTGCACAG GTCACTCCACTGACGGCACTAAAGTTTGCTGAGCTTTCAGTAAAGGCAGGCATCCCAAAAGGAGTCATCAATATTTTACCAGGCTCTG GTGGCATGGTTGGACAGCGTCTGTCCGAGCACCCAGACATTCGCAAGCTGGGCTTCACCGGCTCTACCCCTATCGGCAAACAGATCATGAAGAG ctGTGCAGTCAGTAATCTGAAGAAAGTTTCTCTGGAGCTCGGGGGGAAGTCCCCCCTCCTCATCTTCAGTGACTGTGACATGGATAAGGCTGTTCGCATG GGCATGAGCTCGGTGTATTTCAACAAGGGTGAGAACTGCATCGCTGCCGGCCGTCTCTTTGTGGAGGAGTCCATACACGACGAGTTCATCCACCGAGTG GTGGAAGAGATCAAGAAGATGAAGATCGGAGACCCCCTGGATCGCTCCACAGACCACGGCCCACAGAACCACAAAGCCCACTTGGACAAGCTGCTGGAGTACTGTGAGATCGGGGTGAAGGAGGGAGCCACACTGGTGTACGGAGGCAAACGGGTTGACAGGCCAG GTTTCTTTATGGAGCCCACCGTGTTCACTGATGTGGAGGACCACATGTTCATCGCCAAAGAAGAGTCCTTTGGTCCCGTCATGGTGGTGTCCAAATTTAAAGATGG AGATGTGGACGGCGTGCTGCAGAGAGCCAATGACACGGAGTACGGCCTGGCTTCAGGCGTGTTCACCCGTGACATTAACAAGGCCATGTATGTGAGCGAGCGGCTGGAGGCTGGAACCGTGTTTGTGAACACCTACAACAAGACTGATGTTGCCTCACCTTTTGGGGGTTTCAAACAGTCAGGCTTTGGCAAAGACCTCG GTGAGGATGCTCTCATGGAGTATCTCAAGACCAAAGCAGTGACCGTGGAATACTGA
- the aldh1l2 gene encoding mitochondrial 10-formyltetrahydrofolate dehydrogenase isoform X2, which yields MARLTPWRWRQKKRGHLCSNSHGGGLRGIPSQKWWMPTRRTLIHGDKKAGFTVFWADDGLDTGPILLQRECDVEPNDTVDTLYNRFLFPEGIKAMVESVQLIADGKAPRIPQPEEGASYEGIQKKSNAKVNLAQPAEAIHNWIRGHDKVPGAWTVIDGQSVTLYGSSMLGGSVPEGQPLDIEGASQAARVTKNGLILYGTDGKALLVKNLQFEDGKMIPASKYFSSGESASVELTDDEKTMAEEIRNIWKGILSNVPAIEDTTDFFKSGAASMDVVRLVEEVKQKCAGVQLQNEDVYMATTFQDFIQMFVRKLRGEDQEEELVVDYATKDINNMTVKMPYQCFINGKFEDSENGKTYDSISPSDGSVICKVSYASVGDVDRAVAAAKEAYENGPWGKMNPRDRGSLLYRLADLMEEHQEELATIESIDSGAVYTLALKTHVGMSIQTFRYFAGWCDKIQGKTIPINQARPNRNLTFTKKEPLGVCAIVIPWNYPLMMLAWKSAACLAAGNTLVLKPAQVTPLTALKFAELSVKAGIPKGVINILPGSGGMVGQRLSEHPDIRKLGFTGSTPIGKQIMKSCAVSNLKKVSLELGGKSPLLIFSDCDMDKAVRMGMSSVYFNKGENCIAAGRLFVEESIHDEFIHRVVEEIKKMKIGDPLDRSTDHGPQNHKAHLDKLLEYCEIGVKEGATLVYGGKRVDRPGFFMEPTVFTDVEDHMFIAKEESFGPVMVVSKFKDGDVDGVLQRANDTEYGLASGVFTRDINKAMYVSERLEAGTVFVNTYNKTDVASPFGGFKQSGFGKDLGEDALMEYLKTKAVTVEY from the exons ATGGCAAGGCTGACCCCCTGG CGGTGGCGGCAGAAAAAGAGGGGACACCTGTGTTCAAATTCCCACGGTGGCGGGTTAAGGGGAATCCCATCCCAGAAGTGGTGGATGCCTACAAGGCG GACTCTGATCCATGGAGATAAGAAAGCCGGCTTCACTGTGTTCTGGGCTGACGATGGACTGGATACCGGACCCATCCTGCTGCAGCGAGAGTGTGATGTCGAGCCCAATGACACTGTGGACACACTGTACAACCGCTTCCTGTTCCCCGAGGGCATCAAGGCTATG GTGGAGTCTGTGCAGCTCATTGCTGATGGAAAAGCCCCTCGGATTCCTCAGCCAGAGGAAGGAGCGAGCTATGAAGGCATTCAGAAGAAATCCAACGCCAAG GTGAATCTGGCACAGCCAGCCGAGGCGATCCACAACTGGATCCGTGGCCACGACAAAGTCCCCGGTGCTTGGACTGTCATTGATGGCCAG TCTGTGACCCTTTATGGCTCCTCCATGTTGGGGGGTTCAGTACCAGAGGGCCAGCCGCTGGACATCGAGGGGGCTTCTCAGGCTGCTCGAGTCACCAAAAACGGGCTCATCCTGTATGGAACTGACGGCAAAGCT CTCCTAGTGAAGAACCTGCAGTTTGAAGATGGGAAAATGATTCCTGCTTCCAAATATTTCTCTTCCGGAGAAAGCGCCAGTGTGGAGCTGACCGATGACGAGAAGACAATGGCAGAGGAGATCAGG aACATCTGGAAGGGCATCCTCAGCAACGTGCCAGCCATTGAGGACACCACAGACTTCTTCAAGTCCGGCGCCGCCTCCATGGATGTGGTCAG ACTGGTTGAGGAGGTGAAGCAGAAGTGTGCTGGCGTCCAGCTACAGAACGAGGATGTGTACATGGCCACCACATTCCAGGACTTCATCCAGATGTTTGTCCGCAAGCTACGAGGAGAGGACCAGGAGGAGGAGCTCGTCGTTGATTAT GCAACCAAAGACATAAACAACATGACAGTGAAAATGCCATATCAGTGTTTTATCAACGGCAAGTTTGAGGAttcagaaaatggaaaaacCTATGACAGCATCAGCCCCAGTGATGGATCT GTGATCTGTAAGGTGTCTTATGCCTCAGTGGGTGATGTGGACAGAGCTGTGGCTGCTGCCAAAGAAGCTTATGAGAATGGGCCCTGGGGCAAGATGAACCCCAGAGACAGAGGAAGTCTTCTTTACAG GCTTGCAGACCTGATGGAGGAACATCAGGAGGAGCTGGCCACCATCGAGTCCATCGACTCAGGAGCCGTGTACACGCTGGCCCTCAAGACGCATGTCGGCATGTCCATCCAAACCTTCCGTTACTTTGCTGGGTGGTGTGACAAGATCCAG GGTAAGACGATTCCCATCAACCAAGCCCGGCCCAACCGCAACCTGACCTTCACTAAGAAAGAGCCTCTGGG tgtgtgtgcCATAGTCATCCCGTGGAACTACCCTCTCATGATGCTGGCGTGGAAGAGTGCAGCCTGCCTGGCAGCTGGAAACACGCTGGTTCTTAAACCTGCACAG GTCACTCCACTGACGGCACTAAAGTTTGCTGAGCTTTCAGTAAAGGCAGGCATCCCAAAAGGAGTCATCAATATTTTACCAGGCTCTG GTGGCATGGTTGGACAGCGTCTGTCCGAGCACCCAGACATTCGCAAGCTGGGCTTCACCGGCTCTACCCCTATCGGCAAACAGATCATGAAGAG ctGTGCAGTCAGTAATCTGAAGAAAGTTTCTCTGGAGCTCGGGGGGAAGTCCCCCCTCCTCATCTTCAGTGACTGTGACATGGATAAGGCTGTTCGCATG GGCATGAGCTCGGTGTATTTCAACAAGGGTGAGAACTGCATCGCTGCCGGCCGTCTCTTTGTGGAGGAGTCCATACACGACGAGTTCATCCACCGAGTG GTGGAAGAGATCAAGAAGATGAAGATCGGAGACCCCCTGGATCGCTCCACAGACCACGGCCCACAGAACCACAAAGCCCACTTGGACAAGCTGCTGGAGTACTGTGAGATCGGGGTGAAGGAGGGAGCCACACTGGTGTACGGAGGCAAACGGGTTGACAGGCCAG GTTTCTTTATGGAGCCCACCGTGTTCACTGATGTGGAGGACCACATGTTCATCGCCAAAGAAGAGTCCTTTGGTCCCGTCATGGTGGTGTCCAAATTTAAAGATGG AGATGTGGACGGCGTGCTGCAGAGAGCCAATGACACGGAGTACGGCCTGGCTTCAGGCGTGTTCACCCGTGACATTAACAAGGCCATGTATGTGAGCGAGCGGCTGGAGGCTGGAACCGTGTTTGTGAACACCTACAACAAGACTGATGTTGCCTCACCTTTTGGGGGTTTCAAACAGTCAGGCTTTGGCAAAGACCTCG GTGAGGATGCTCTCATGGAGTATCTCAAGACCAAAGCAGTGACCGTGGAATACTGA
- the nopchap1 gene encoding NOP protein chaperone 1 encodes MSAFSSSALLISGLSEKLLLSPNAGRSLQTERVPRSSVLDRLQSFLPQMAEANEKLKRQMEEAPAGRFDIESVDEAERVIEMDVAVVELNESGSSSEGDSETSDSEESDCSDDDGEVTEQNFKLPGDKGKKKKVNIQVLDQQGE; translated from the exons atgtcagcttttagcagttcggCACTTTTgatttcag GTCTCAGTGAGAAGCTTCTCCTCAGTCCAAATGCTGGAAGATCGCTgcagacagagagagtccccagAAGCAGCG TTCTGGACCGGCTGCAGAGCTTCCTGCCTcagatggctgaggccaacgAGAAGCTGAAAAGACAGATGGAGGAGGCTCCTGCTGGACGCTTTGACATAGAGAGTGTGGACGAGGCAGAGAGGGTCATAGAGATG GATGTAGCAGTCGTGGAGCTCAATGAGTCAGGCAGCAGCTCCGAAGGTGACAGCGAGACGTCGGACTCTGAGGAGTCGGACTGTAGCGATGATGACGGCGAGGTCACAGAGCAGAACTTTAAACTACCTGGAGACAAAGGCAAGAAAAAGAAAGTCAACATCCAGGTTCTGGACCAGCAGGGGGAGTAG